One Streptomyces sp. CNQ-509 DNA window includes the following coding sequences:
- a CDS encoding serine/threonine-protein kinase, whose translation MGDGTAADGPGRLVAGRYRLLERIGRGGMGTVWHAEDEVLGRQVALKKLHLPPHLKDGERATLFERTRREARSAARITHPNVVVVHDVVDDEGLPCIVMEYVPAPALDEVLKKDGPLETAEAVRIGIGVIAALRAAHAAGVLHRDVKPGNVLLGADGRVVLTDFGIAVVADTSTLTRTGEMVGSVDFCAPERLKGADPAPSSDLWALGATLYQAVQGRPPFRRATPLETAYAIAVDPLEQPVGGRALGPLIAELLAKDPEARPSAPEVERRLRHLAGAGPATDARPTVPELPATPPPAPPAYGTDAATVRHGRGRGRRTGVWVTAMAVTVPALLAGAYFALPDEDKDAGTAAEKKPSASTTPKPKPKPDPAPAPVPEGYQLVREEEFEISFPVPEGWTRQDLEEEGEGVAYIDPTGMAGLRVVALDYASTDPLQHFKDNETKSIQEGKLPGYRQLRMQSTTYRGMPAAIWEFTWQGRAREWRARDLGFGRPGEKEYAIYLSTPSADWDRHEPVFENVSDGIRLKTGASGTR comes from the coding sequence GTGGGGGACGGCACGGCGGCCGACGGGCCCGGGCGGCTGGTCGCGGGACGGTACCGCCTGTTGGAGCGGATCGGTCGCGGTGGCATGGGCACCGTCTGGCACGCCGAGGACGAGGTTCTCGGCCGGCAGGTCGCGCTCAAGAAGCTGCATCTGCCGCCGCACCTGAAGGACGGCGAGCGCGCCACCCTCTTCGAGCGTACGAGGCGCGAGGCGCGCAGCGCCGCCCGGATCACGCATCCCAACGTCGTGGTGGTGCACGACGTGGTGGACGACGAGGGACTGCCCTGCATCGTCATGGAGTACGTGCCTGCCCCGGCCCTCGACGAGGTACTGAAGAAGGACGGCCCGCTGGAGACCGCCGAGGCGGTCAGAATCGGCATCGGCGTGATCGCGGCGCTGCGTGCCGCGCACGCCGCCGGGGTCCTTCACCGCGACGTGAAGCCCGGCAACGTGCTCCTCGGAGCCGACGGGCGCGTCGTCCTGACGGACTTCGGGATCGCGGTCGTCGCGGACACCTCCACCCTCACGCGCACCGGTGAGATGGTCGGTTCCGTCGACTTCTGTGCTCCGGAACGTCTCAAGGGCGCGGACCCGGCTCCTTCCTCCGACTTGTGGGCCCTGGGCGCGACCCTCTACCAGGCCGTGCAGGGGCGGCCGCCCTTCCGCCGGGCCACGCCGCTCGAAACCGCCTACGCGATAGCCGTCGATCCCCTCGAACAGCCCGTCGGCGGCCGGGCGTTGGGCCCTCTGATCGCGGAACTCCTTGCCAAGGACCCGGAGGCCCGGCCCTCGGCACCGGAGGTGGAGCGGCGACTGCGGCACCTGGCGGGCGCCGGCCCCGCCACGGATGCACGCCCCACCGTGCCCGAACTCCCGGCCACGCCGCCGCCGGCGCCACCGGCGTACGGAACGGACGCCGCCACGGTGCGGCACGGGCGCGGACGAGGACGGCGTACCGGCGTGTGGGTGACGGCCATGGCCGTCACGGTGCCGGCGCTGCTCGCCGGCGCGTACTTCGCGCTGCCCGACGAGGACAAGGACGCCGGCACCGCCGCCGAGAAGAAGCCTTCCGCCTCCACCACCCCGAAGCCGAAGCCCAAGCCCGATCCCGCCCCCGCTCCCGTACCGGAGGGCTACCAACTGGTGCGGGAAGAGGAGTTCGAGATCTCCTTCCCCGTCCCCGAAGGCTGGACGCGTCAGGACCTGGAGGAGGAAGGCGAGGGCGTCGCCTACATAGACCCGACGGGCATGGCCGGCCTGCGCGTCGTCGCCCTCGACTACGCGAGCACCGACCCCCTGCAGCACTTCAAGGACAACGAGACCAAGTCCATCCAGGAGGGAAAGCTCCCCGGCTACCGCCAACTGCGGATGCAGAGCACGACCTACCGGGGTATGCCGGCCGCGATCTGGGAGTTCACCTGGCAGGGCCGCGCCCGTGAATGGCGCGCCCGGGACCTGGGGTTCGGACGCCCCGGCGAGAAGGAGTACGCGATCTACCTCTCCACGCCCAGCGCGGACTGGGATCGCCACGAGCCGGTCTTCGAGAACGTGAGCGACGGCATCCGCCTCAAGACCGGTGCATCCGGGACGCGTTGA
- a CDS encoding PHB depolymerase family esterase: MAVRDRARARPRAVLFALFALVAGALAAPANASAADLTRVTGFGSNPGNLAMYAYVPDGLPAGAPLVLALHGCTQSASDYHGHSGWAELADAHGFAVVYPQTTSVNNASSCFNWFQSGDTARGQGEALSVKQMADHATGLYGTDPDRVYVTGLSAGGAMTAGLLAAYPDVFAGGSIAAGIPAGCARSLVDAYTCMYVSAGKTPQQWGDLARAPSGGWSGPWPRVAIWHGTGDTTVVPANAVESRDQWTDVWGTGQTPAETTTLPGGTTRASYKDASGRSVVETYTISGMGHGLPVDPGTAAGQCGTTGTYYPDRICAGYYTAQFWGLI, encoded by the coding sequence ATGGCGGTTCGTGACCGTGCCCGTGCTCGCCCCCGCGCGGTGCTCTTCGCACTGTTCGCCCTGGTCGCCGGAGCGCTCGCGGCGCCGGCAAACGCCTCGGCGGCGGACCTCACGCGGGTCACCGGCTTCGGCTCCAACCCCGGCAACCTCGCCATGTACGCCTACGTGCCCGACGGCCTGCCCGCCGGCGCGCCGCTGGTGCTCGCGCTGCACGGGTGCACGCAGAGCGCGAGCGACTACCACGGCCATTCCGGCTGGGCCGAGTTGGCCGACGCGCACGGCTTCGCGGTGGTCTATCCGCAGACCACGAGCGTCAACAACGCCAGCTCCTGCTTCAACTGGTTCCAGTCGGGCGACACCGCGCGCGGTCAGGGCGAGGCCCTCTCCGTGAAGCAGATGGCCGATCACGCCACCGGGCTCTACGGCACGGACCCCGACCGCGTCTACGTCACCGGCCTGTCCGCCGGCGGCGCCATGACCGCGGGGCTGCTGGCCGCGTACCCCGATGTCTTCGCCGGCGGCTCCATCGCCGCGGGCATCCCGGCCGGCTGCGCGCGCAGCCTCGTCGACGCCTACACGTGCATGTACGTCTCGGCCGGCAAGACCCCGCAGCAATGGGGCGACTTGGCGCGTGCCCCCTCGGGCGGCTGGAGCGGGCCGTGGCCGCGGGTGGCGATCTGGCACGGCACCGGCGACACCACGGTGGTGCCGGCGAACGCGGTCGAGTCGCGCGACCAGTGGACGGACGTATGGGGTACGGGCCAGACGCCGGCGGAGACGACGACGCTGCCCGGCGGCACGACGAGGGCCTCGTACAAGGACGCATCCGGCCGCTCCGTGGTGGAGACGTACACGATTTCCGGCATGGGCCACGGTCTGCCCGTCGACCCGGGCACGGCCGCCGGGCAGTGCGGGACCACCGGCACGTACTACCCGGACCGCATCTGCGCCGGCTACTACACGGCGCAGTTCTGGGGCCTGATCTGA
- a CDS encoding MFS transporter, producing the protein MGMLGTTLPTPLYGLYRQEIGFSELMVTVVFAVYAVGVIVALLVAGDFSDLLGRRPILLCAAALAGASALFFVFEQGLPELFAGRVLSGFSAGLFSGTATAAVLDLAPPGRRARAAFAATAANMGGLGLGPLLSGILAEYATWPLKLPFLVHLALLAVAAAVIWMLPETVHRRRPRPSLRPQGMTIPPVVRGVFVPGALAAFAGFSMLGVFTAVAADFMATVLGVHNLAVVGAVVFSVFCASTGGQLLMGRVGPVKALPLGCVVLVLGLLLLGASLLVESLPILVVGAVTGGVGQGLSFRAGLTVIGSAAPELQRSATLSAFFVFAYVGISLPVVGVGALTVELGVRNAGLVFAGCVILLVSAVAAYLRLRPPTVR; encoded by the coding sequence GTGGGCATGCTCGGCACCACGCTGCCCACCCCGCTGTACGGGCTCTACCGGCAGGAGATCGGATTCTCCGAGCTGATGGTCACGGTGGTCTTCGCCGTCTACGCGGTGGGCGTCATCGTCGCCCTGCTGGTGGCCGGCGACTTCTCCGACCTCCTGGGCCGGCGGCCGATCCTGCTGTGTGCCGCGGCACTGGCCGGGGCGAGCGCCCTGTTCTTCGTGTTCGAGCAGGGGCTGCCTGAACTCTTCGCCGGCCGGGTGCTTTCCGGCTTCTCCGCGGGCCTGTTCAGCGGTACGGCCACCGCGGCCGTCCTGGACCTGGCGCCGCCGGGACGCCGCGCCCGTGCCGCCTTCGCGGCGACCGCCGCCAATATGGGAGGTCTCGGCCTCGGGCCCCTCCTCTCCGGGATCCTCGCCGAATACGCGACCTGGCCGCTGAAACTGCCGTTCCTCGTGCACCTGGCTCTCCTGGCGGTCGCCGCCGCGGTCATCTGGATGCTTCCCGAGACGGTGCACCGCCGCCGTCCCCGGCCTTCCCTGCGGCCCCAGGGCATGACGATCCCTCCGGTCGTCCGCGGGGTCTTCGTGCCCGGTGCGCTGGCGGCCTTCGCCGGCTTCTCCATGCTGGGGGTGTTCACCGCGGTCGCCGCGGACTTCATGGCGACGGTCCTGGGCGTGCACAACCTCGCGGTCGTCGGCGCCGTCGTCTTCTCCGTCTTCTGCGCCTCGACCGGAGGCCAGTTGCTCATGGGCCGCGTGGGCCCGGTCAAGGCGCTGCCGCTGGGCTGCGTGGTGCTGGTCCTGGGCCTCCTGCTCCTCGGGGCCTCGCTGCTGGTGGAGTCGTTGCCGATCCTCGTCGTCGGCGCGGTCACCGGCGGCGTGGGACAGGGCCTGTCCTTCCGCGCGGGCCTGACAGTGATCGGCTCGGCGGCGCCGGAACTGCAGCGAAGCGCGACCCTCTCGGCTTTCTTCGTCTTCGCCTATGTGGGGATCTCGCTGCCGGTCGTCGGAGTCGGCGCCTTGACGGTGGAACTGGGGGTGCGCAACGCCGGTTTGGTCTTCGCCGGTTGCGTGATCCTGCTCGTCTCCGCGGTGGCCGCCTATCTGAGGCTGCGACCGCCCACGGTGCGCTGA
- a CDS encoding DeoR/GlpR family DNA-binding transcription regulator, giving the protein MLAAERHRKIVAEISRLKFVTTDDLTTLLGVSQETIRRDLALLERRGELTRVHGGATSRQEPVGEEAPFAERSGILAEEKAAIGKAAAALVKPHQTVVIDVGTTALEVARALPADHVGVIATPSLLVAAEVSSRPGVEVLVSGGRVRAGDLACSNVRAVEFFADLRADTAFIGSGGIAQYGLTDFHLDEVATKRVMLANAAHRYVLADSGKLGRTAVHRVCELHGFDTLITDKPCPPELNTALSLAGAHVIVARRARR; this is encoded by the coding sequence GTGCTCGCTGCCGAGCGACACCGCAAGATCGTCGCTGAGATCTCCCGGCTCAAGTTCGTCACCACCGATGACCTGACCACCTTGCTCGGCGTCTCCCAGGAGACGATCCGCAGGGACCTGGCCCTCCTCGAAAGGCGCGGTGAGCTCACCCGGGTCCACGGCGGCGCCACCAGCCGCCAGGAGCCGGTCGGGGAGGAGGCGCCCTTCGCGGAGCGCAGCGGCATCCTCGCCGAGGAGAAGGCGGCGATCGGCAAGGCCGCGGCAGCCCTGGTCAAGCCCCACCAGACCGTCGTCATCGACGTCGGAACCACCGCCCTGGAGGTGGCGCGGGCCCTGCCCGCCGACCATGTCGGTGTCATCGCCACCCCCTCCCTGCTCGTGGCCGCGGAGGTCAGCAGCCGCCCCGGCGTCGAGGTGCTGGTCAGCGGCGGTCGGGTGCGCGCGGGCGACCTGGCCTGCTCCAACGTCCGGGCCGTGGAGTTCTTCGCCGACCTGCGCGCCGACACCGCCTTCATCGGCTCCGGGGGCATCGCCCAGTACGGACTGACCGACTTCCACCTGGACGAGGTCGCCACCAAGCGCGTCATGCTCGCCAACGCCGCGCACCGCTACGTCCTCGCGGACTCCGGCAAGCTCGGCCGCACGGCGGTGCACCGGGTGTGCGAACTGCACGGGTTCGACACCCTGATCACGGACAAGCCGTGCCCGCCCGAGCTGAACACGGCCCTCAGCCTGGCGGGTGCCCATGTCATCGTGGCGAGACGCGCGCGTCGCTGA
- a CDS encoding APC family permease, translating into MADVEARPPGAEPARQDGGPPPQRMARELGWYASFSVAFGFVSIATGIFTTYGAVLSTSGPRGIWAWPISVVGQLSIALVFGALAARIPISGYSYQWVSRIVGPVWGWIMGWVSFAFLGVVLVAVDYTIASTILPELFQYVGTTQNAWVITAVVVLLQAVLVAASTRFTHRVNSTAVTVQLIGMIALTVLLFVVGALTGKLDFGHLFEAGPVPESGYYALGGATEAGPFALAFLLGAFTIVGFESAANLAEETKNPAHVIPRAMVQAVISLGVLGLLFLIAITAAAGRVHGVGASDTPVATVITAVLGSVVGKILLVLVVISIFSCGLVITLSGTRLVYAMSRDERFPGWQLLRRIHPRTATPLNASVFMMLVAQIILAVFSQSTDALFELFSAGTLLPALIYAGTVAMYAAKRRSLPPSRGFTLGRWEIPVLVVAAVWLVYELLIFRDASFRAPWIYVLVLFAIGAVYFAGLLLRSGRAGLTMPDLADVDRSLDTADTAIPRPKAAEGNAR; encoded by the coding sequence ATGGCAGACGTAGAGGCACGTCCCCCGGGAGCGGAGCCGGCCCGCCAGGACGGCGGCCCGCCCCCGCAGCGGATGGCGCGCGAGCTGGGCTGGTACGCCTCGTTCTCCGTGGCCTTCGGCTTCGTCTCGATCGCCACCGGGATCTTCACCACCTACGGGGCCGTCCTGAGCACCTCGGGACCCCGCGGCATCTGGGCCTGGCCGATCTCCGTGGTCGGCCAGCTCTCCATCGCCCTCGTCTTCGGCGCCCTCGCGGCCAGGATCCCGATCAGCGGCTACTCCTACCAGTGGGTGTCGCGGATCGTCGGGCCGGTATGGGGCTGGATCATGGGCTGGGTCTCGTTCGCCTTCCTGGGGGTGGTCCTCGTCGCCGTGGACTACACCATCGCCTCGACGATCCTCCCCGAGCTGTTCCAGTACGTCGGCACCACCCAGAACGCCTGGGTGATCACCGCCGTCGTGGTGCTGCTCCAGGCCGTCCTGGTGGCCGCCTCGACGCGCTTCACCCACCGGGTCAACAGCACGGCGGTGACCGTGCAGCTCATCGGCATGATCGCCCTGACCGTGCTGCTGTTCGTCGTCGGCGCCCTGACCGGCAAGCTGGATTTCGGCCATCTCTTCGAGGCCGGTCCCGTTCCCGAGAGCGGGTACTACGCGCTGGGCGGCGCCACCGAGGCGGGGCCTTTCGCCCTGGCGTTCCTGCTGGGCGCCTTCACCATCGTCGGGTTCGAGTCCGCGGCCAACCTGGCGGAGGAGACCAAGAACCCGGCCCACGTCATCCCCAGGGCCATGGTGCAGGCCGTGATCTCCCTGGGCGTGCTCGGCCTGCTCTTCCTGATCGCCATCACCGCCGCGGCCGGGCGCGTCCACGGGGTCGGCGCCTCGGACACCCCGGTGGCCACCGTGATCACCGCCGTGCTCGGCTCGGTGGTGGGCAAGATCCTCCTGGTCCTGGTGGTGATCTCGATCTTCTCGTGCGGGCTCGTGATCACCCTCAGCGGCACCCGGCTGGTGTACGCGATGTCCCGGGACGAGCGCTTCCCCGGCTGGCAACTGCTGCGCCGCATCCACCCGCGCACCGCGACGCCGCTGAACGCCTCGGTGTTCATGATGCTGGTCGCCCAGATCATCCTCGCGGTCTTCTCCCAGTCCACCGACGCGCTGTTCGAGCTCTTCTCGGCCGGCACCCTGCTGCCCGCCCTCATCTACGCGGGAACCGTCGCGATGTACGCGGCAAAGCGCCGCTCCCTGCCGCCGTCCCGGGGCTTCACTCTGGGCCGCTGGGAGATCCCGGTCCTCGTCGTCGCGGCCGTGTGGCTGGTCTACGAGCTGCTGATCTTCCGCGACGCCTCGTTCCGGGCCCCGTGGATCTACGTGCTGGTCCTCTTCGCGATCGGCGCCGTGTACTTCGCCGGCCTGCTGCTCCGCAGCGGCCGGGCCGGGCTGACCATGCCCGATCTGGCCGACGTCGACCGGTCGCTGGACACGGCCGACACCGCGATCCCGCGGCCCAAGGCCGCCGAAGGGAACGCACGTTGA
- a CDS encoding FGGY family carbohydrate kinase gives MSAILAIDQGTSGTKAIVVDAEEGIVSLAEETIRPTYLPGGGVEQDPHELLGSVLGTGSRAVREAGRPIDCVALANQGETILAWDPATGAPLSPALVWQDRRAESVCAELADRAGDIARRTGLVLDPYFSAPKMAWLRRHLTREGVVTTTDTWLVHHLTGEFVTDAATASRSLVLDLTSATWDDELLGLFGLGGERLPRIVASDEIAGTTRAFGPAVPVAGLVVDQQAALVAEGCLEPGSAKCTYGTGAFLLANTGRNPVRSGAGLTTSVAWQRHGHTTYCVDGQVYTVASAVRWLEDLGLVRSATELDSLAATDTERVLCVPAFAGLAAPWWAPDAAASFTGMTLATRREHLVGAVLQGIAAQVAELCTLVAGDIGTPLRRLRADGGLTRSAALMQAQADIAQIPVDVYPHDHATPLGAAALARCALDPALSLAEAVGDWQPTTVYEPRWPRERAEEFRTAWAAAAEAAKGDPA, from the coding sequence TTGAGCGCCATCCTCGCCATCGACCAGGGCACCTCCGGCACCAAGGCCATCGTCGTCGACGCCGAGGAGGGGATCGTCTCCCTCGCCGAGGAGACGATCCGCCCCACCTACCTCCCCGGCGGAGGCGTCGAGCAGGACCCGCACGAACTGCTCGGCTCCGTCCTCGGCACCGGCAGCCGAGCCGTCCGCGAGGCAGGCCGGCCGATCGACTGCGTAGCCCTGGCCAACCAGGGCGAAACCATCCTGGCCTGGGATCCGGCCACCGGCGCGCCGCTCTCCCCCGCCCTCGTCTGGCAGGACCGGCGGGCCGAATCCGTCTGCGCGGAACTGGCCGACCGGGCCGGCGACATCGCGCGGCGCACCGGGCTCGTGCTCGACCCGTACTTCTCCGCACCCAAGATGGCCTGGCTGCGCCGCCACCTCACCCGCGAGGGGGTGGTGACGACCACCGACACCTGGCTGGTGCACCACCTCACCGGGGAGTTCGTCACCGACGCCGCCACCGCCAGCCGCTCCCTCGTCCTCGATCTCACCAGCGCCACCTGGGACGACGAACTCCTCGGTCTGTTCGGCCTGGGCGGCGAGCGGCTGCCCCGCATCGTCGCCTCCGACGAGATCGCCGGCACCACCCGGGCCTTCGGCCCGGCCGTGCCCGTGGCCGGGCTCGTCGTCGACCAGCAGGCGGCGCTGGTCGCCGAGGGCTGTCTGGAGCCCGGCTCCGCGAAGTGCACCTACGGCACCGGTGCGTTCCTGCTGGCCAACACCGGCCGGAACCCGGTGCGTTCCGGCGCCGGACTGACCACGTCGGTGGCCTGGCAGCGGCACGGCCACACCACGTACTGCGTGGACGGGCAGGTCTACACCGTCGCCTCCGCGGTGCGCTGGCTGGAGGATCTCGGGCTCGTACGGTCCGCGACCGAACTGGACTCGCTCGCCGCCACCGATACGGAAAGGGTGCTGTGCGTCCCCGCGTTCGCCGGTCTGGCCGCCCCGTGGTGGGCCCCGGACGCCGCCGCCTCCTTCACGGGCATGACGCTGGCCACCCGCCGCGAGCACCTCGTCGGTGCGGTGCTGCAGGGCATCGCGGCGCAGGTCGCCGAGCTGTGCACGCTGGTGGCCGGCGACATCGGCACGCCGCTGCGCCGGCTGCGCGCGGACGGCGGCCTCACCAGATCCGCCGCCCTCATGCAGGCCCAGGCCGACATCGCGCAGATCCCTGTGGACGTCTACCCTCACGACCACGCCACCCCCCTGGGCGCGGCCGCCCTGGCGCGGTGCGCCCTCGATCCGGCGCTCAGCCTGGCGGAGGCCGTAGGCGACTGGCAGCCCACCACCGTCTACGAGCCCCGATGGCCCCGGGAACGGGCCGAAGAATTCCGTACGGCGTGGGCAGCCGCCGCCGAAGCCGCCAAGGGAGATCCCGCATGA
- a CDS encoding NAD(P)/FAD-dependent oxidoreductase, translating to MTATLPRPHDGVFDVAVIGGGIVGAAIARELSGYDLAVALLEARDDVGDGTSKANTAILHTGFDAKPGTLESELVARGYRLLGAYAEATGIPVERTGAILVAWTREELDALPGLKEKAEANGYEHCRIVGPDEVYRDLPDLGEGALGGLTVPDEAVICTWTTNLALATDAQRRGAALLLRHAVTGIDPGDEATVLHTAAGDVRARWVVNAAGLGADHVDRLLGHDRFTVTPRRGELFVFDKLARPLADKIILPVPSSRGKGVLIAPTVYGNVMLGPTAEDLTDRTATATSEEGFDFLLTKGARLMPRLLTEEVTASYAGLRAAIDHPDYLIETDPPQRYVLVGGIRSTGLTAGMAIAEHVRGLLADAGLAMRARETLPEPPRMPNIGEASPRPYQDADLIARDPAYGTLTCFCERVTEGEIRDACHTAVPARTLDGLRRRTRAMNGRCQGFYCGAAVAALYEQHHSHDGCHDHSGDDR from the coding sequence ATGACCGCCACCCTCCCTCGCCCGCACGACGGCGTCTTCGACGTCGCGGTGATCGGCGGAGGCATCGTCGGCGCGGCCATCGCCCGCGAGCTGTCCGGATACGACCTCGCCGTCGCCCTGCTCGAGGCCCGCGACGACGTGGGCGACGGCACCAGCAAGGCCAACACCGCGATCCTCCACACCGGCTTCGACGCCAAGCCCGGCACGCTCGAGTCCGAACTGGTCGCCCGCGGCTACCGGTTGCTCGGCGCGTACGCCGAGGCCACCGGCATCCCCGTGGAACGCACCGGAGCCATCCTGGTGGCCTGGACCCGCGAGGAGCTGGACGCCCTGCCCGGGCTGAAGGAGAAGGCCGAGGCCAACGGCTACGAGCACTGCCGGATCGTCGGCCCCGACGAGGTCTACCGGGACCTGCCCGACCTCGGCGAGGGCGCGCTGGGCGGTCTGACCGTCCCGGACGAGGCCGTCATCTGCACCTGGACCACCAACCTCGCGCTGGCCACCGACGCACAGCGGCGCGGCGCCGCCCTCCTGCTCCGGCACGCCGTCACCGGCATCGACCCCGGAGACGAGGCGACCGTCCTGCACACGGCGGCCGGTGACGTACGGGCCCGCTGGGTCGTCAACGCGGCCGGCCTCGGCGCCGACCACGTCGACCGCCTCCTCGGGCACGACCGCTTCACGGTCACCCCCCGCCGCGGCGAGCTCTTCGTCTTCGACAAGCTGGCCCGCCCGCTCGCGGACAAGATCATCCTTCCGGTGCCCTCGTCCCGCGGCAAGGGAGTGCTCATCGCCCCGACCGTCTACGGCAACGTGATGCTCGGCCCCACCGCCGAGGACCTCACCGACCGCACCGCCACGGCCACGTCGGAAGAGGGCTTCGACTTCCTCCTCACCAAGGGCGCGCGCCTGATGCCGCGCCTGCTCACCGAAGAGGTCACCGCGAGCTACGCGGGCCTGCGCGCCGCGATCGACCACCCCGACTACCTCATCGAGACCGACCCGCCACAGCGCTACGTCCTCGTCGGCGGCATCCGCTCCACAGGGCTGACCGCGGGCATGGCCATCGCCGAGCACGTCCGCGGCCTGCTGGCCGACGCCGGCCTCGCCATGCGGGCGCGCGAGACACTGCCCGAGCCGCCGCGGATGCCCAACATCGGCGAAGCCTCCCCGCGCCCGTACCAGGACGCGGACCTCATCGCCCGCGACCCCGCCTACGGCACCCTCACCTGCTTCTGCGAGCGGGTCACCGAGGGCGAGATCCGCGACGCCTGCCACACCGCCGTGCCCGCGCGGACCCTGGACGGACTGCGCCGCAGGACCCGCGCCATGAACGGCCGCTGCCAGGGCTTCTACTGCGGCGCGGCCGTCGCCGCCCTGTACGAACAGCACCATTCCCATGACGGCTGCCACGACCACAGCGGGGACGACCGATGA